ACGGAGACTCCTCCGCCAGCAGCCGATCCTGAGATGCCATGCTTTTACCCATGTCAAAGTGGCGCACAACACCTCTGACCAAAGGCGCCACCAACCGAGGCACGGTCAGTCCATCGCCGGCTCGACCCGGATGCATCCACTGCGCCAGCTCATCACGCCAGCTCTCATTCTGCCACAGCAGGCTGTCGCCCTGTTTAACCAGCTCCACCACCTGCTGTCGCAGCTCCGGGTTCAGCAACAACTGTACATGACCATGTTCAGCACGGGCGACTTCACATAATGCGTTCTGCAACTCTGCCGACAAGGTTTCCGGCTTGAAGCGGTTGCGCCAGGTCCGGCGGTGAATCAGAGCATCTCCCAGACTCGCCAGCGTCGTTTCTTTTTCACCACGCCCAATATGCACCCGAGCCAGCAGATTCGGTGTTTCCTGTTTCGGCAATAGTGTCCAGTCCAGCGACAGCCCGGCATCGGCAGCTGCCACACGCAGATTGAACAGCGCACAGCCACAGCTGATATGCAATTCACGATTGTCGGGATCATTCACCGGCAGCGCGCGTTGCCAGTCGGCCAACAGCTCGACCACCTGCTCCGCCTCATTCAGGCGAAACAGCCAGGGCTGAGTATTAGCCAGGGCTGAGTATTGTGGCTGGAAGGTGCCAGAACGGCCTGCTGCAGCAAGGCATGGAGAGAGGTGCGCTCGGAAGACTCGTCCATCAGTCTGGCTCCTTCAGAGTGGGTGTGGTACCTGAGTGTACGACAGCCACTTCAGGCCGTCAGCATGTGGCCTGCAATTCCGAGGGCAAACCCTAGCACAGCCCCCATGGGAGGGCCCCAATGCCGCGCCAGTTTCACCTGGGGGGCGATGTCCTGAAATACCGAGTAGAGGATGCCGCCGGCGGCGAACAGCATTATGGATGACACAACGGCTGGATAGTCTGCCAACCAGCTGTACCCCAGCCATGCGGCGGCTGGCCCCATCAGTGCCATCAGCGCAAAAATCAGAATGATGCGACGTGCCGAGTAGCCGGTGTGATGACGCAACTCGCGGAATGCGTTAAAGCCCTCGGGCAGATTCTGTAAGCCGATCAGCAGAGCCAGCAGCAGGCCGTTGCTGCCGCCAAGTGCAAAGGTTGCACCCAGCGCAATGGACTCCGGCACAAAATCGGCCAGCATCGCCACCAGCTGACTGGCCGAGGTCTTGAAATGGTTCAGCAGGACATCGATGCACAGAAAAATCATTCCACCCAGTACAAACCAGAACAGGGCAGCGGTTGTATCAAGGTGTTCAAGGCCGTCAGGAACCAGCACCAATGCCACCGCGGACAGCAGAGCACCGCCACCCAAGGCGATGACACTGTGACGAAACTCCTTTTCCAGCCAGTGCGGGCGTATCCGTTCGGCGCAGGCCAGCCATGCACCCAGCGGCATACTCAGTCCGGCCAATAGCGTTAACGTCAGTATGTGCAACAGCATGGTAACCCCCGAATAGCGAAGACCTCTAGCCTGCAATCGGTGCGAAAACACCCGATGTCAGCCGAGCCAGATCTTGCGGTGACAGCTCAATCTCAAGCCCACGCCGTCCGGCGCTGACGTGTATCGTATCCAAAGCAGCGGCACTGTCATCAATAAAGGTCTTGAGCCGCTTTTTCTGGCCCAGGGGACTTACCCCACCCAGCACATACCCGGTTACACGCTCGACCTCGACCGGATCAGCCATCGCGGCCTTTTTGGCACCCGCCGCCTTGGCGATCTGTTTCAGATTGAGCTTGCCGACCACCGGAACGATGCCGACCGCCAGTGCCTTGCCATCGAGACTGACCACCAGCGTCTTGAATACCTGTGCGGGGTCCAGCCCCAGCTTTTCGGCCGCTTCAAGCCCATAGGATTCATTTGCAGGGTCATGGCTGTATTCATGAATACGGTGTGCAATACCCGCTTTGCGGGCCTGATCAACTGCGGGTGTCATCCTTTCGACTCCTACAGGTTACTGTAATTAACGCCCAAACAGCGAGGGGCGCTTGCCCGGTCGGTTGGATGCGACCGGTTCCGGCTGAGCCTGTGGCATCTGCCGGGCCGCTTTTTTCCCCTGTGCACCTTTTTTGCCCGATGATGCTACGCGCGTCCGACCGGTCCGGTTGGCCTTTTTCTCGGCCAGTGCGCCACCTTCAATCAGCTTGCCGTTTTCCAGTACCGGAACAGGCTGCAGCTGCAGCGGCTTGCCGATCAGGGCTGATATATCCTTGAGAAAACGTCGTTCCTCCGGCGATACCAGTGACACGGCCCAGCCCTTCAAACCTGCCCGGCCGGTACGGCCGATGCGGTGTACATAGGCCTCAGGCTGATTCGGCAGATCGTAATTGACCACCTGCGGCAGCGCCTCAATATCCAGCCCTCGGGCGGCCACATCAGTGGCCACCAGCACTTTTACCTCACCAGCGGTAAACGTGGCCAGCGCGGCCATGCGCTCACGCTGGGTGCGATCACCGTGAATCGCCACCGCGCTGATGCCATCCTCCAGCAGTTGTGCACAGAGCTGATCCGCACGCTTTTTGGTACGCGTAAACACCAGCGTCTGCTGCCAGTTGCCGCCACGAATCAGGAAGCTGAGTACATCCCCCTTATCGGCATTATCCACCGCGTAGGCACTTTGCTTGACCTGTTTGCTGGCCGAGTTGCGTACTGCAATCGCAACCCGTTTCGGGTTCTGCAGCAGTTTGTCGGCCAACACCTCCACAGAGTCATTGAGTGTGGCGGAAAACAGCAGTGTCTGCCGCTGCGCCGGCATATGGGTCAGCAACTCTCGGATCTCGCCAATGAAGCCCAAGTCCAGCATGCGGTCCGCTTCATCGAACACCAGCATTTCCAACTGTTCCAGCGACAGCTTTTTCTGCTTCAACATATCCAGCAGCCGCCCCGGCGTTGCCACCAGGATATCGGCTCCGCGTTTCATCTTGCGGATCTGGTTGTCGAAGCGCACACCGCCGAAGATGGAGATGACCCGCATCCCCAGCAGCTGGCCATATGCCAACGTATGCTCACCCACCTGCTGGGCCAGCTCACGGGTCGGCGTCAGGATCAGCCCCCGAATCGGGTGGTAATCACCGCTTGCGGGCGTGCGGCCGAGGCGCTCGATCATCGGCAGCGCAAAACCGGCGGTCTTGCCGGTACCGGTCTGCGCCTCGGCAATCAGGTCATGTCCCGCCAGCACCAGCGGGATCGCCTGTGCCTGAATGGGCGTCGGCGTGTGGTGATCCAGTGCCGTCAAGGTGGCAACCAGTTCAGGGCAGAGGCCCAGTTCGGCAAAGGCGGACATGGTATTCACTCCTGCTCACTGTTCCTGCGAGCGCAGGTAATCTTCATAACTGCCGTGGAAGTCATTGATGCCGGTGGGCGTCAGCTCGATGATACGGGTCGCCAGCGACGACACGAATTCACGGTCATGGCTGACGAAAATCAGTGTACCGGGATAGTTTTCCAGTGCCAGGTTCAACGCTTCAATCGACTCCATATCCAGGTGGTTGGTCGGCTCGTCCATCACCAGAATATTGGGGCGCTGCAGCATCAGCTTGCCGAAAATCATGCGGCCCTGCTCGCCCCCGGAGATCACCTTGACCGACTTGTCGATATCTTTTTGAGAGAACAGCAGACGACCCAGTGTGCCGCGGATCACCTGTTCGTCATCACCTTCCTTACCGCAGTAGGCCATCCAGTCGTAGAGACTTTTCGGTTCGGTGAATTCGTGCGCATGGTCCTGCGCGTAGTAACCGATGTTGCTGTTCTCGGACCACTTGACCTTACCGGCGCTGGGCTCAAGATCACCCACCAGGCACTTGAGCAGCGTCGTTTTACCAATGCCGTTAGGGCCGATGATGGCGATGCGCTCAGCCACCGGCACGGTCAGATTAAGACCGCTGAACAGCTCTTCATCAAATGACTTGGACAGCCCTTCAACTTCAAGTGCGATACGGTGCAGTTTTTTGTCCTGCTCAAAGCGAATGAAAGGGCTCTGACGGCTGGACGGCTTGATATCCTCAAGCTGGATCTTGTCGATCTGTTTGGCGCGCGAAGTCGCCTGTTTGGATTTGGACGCGTTGGCAGAGAAGCGACTCACGAACGCCTTCAGATCGGCAATCTGTGCCTTTTTCTTCGCATTATCCGCCTGCATGCGTTCGCGCGCCTGAGTCGACGCGGTCATGTACTCATCGTAGTTGCCGTGATACAGACGCACCTCGCCGTAGTCCACATCAGCCATATGCGTGCAGACGCTGTTCAGGAAGTGACGGTCATGCGAGATGATGATCATGGTGCAAGTGCGCTGATTCAGCACCCCTTCCAGCCAGCGGATGGTGTTGATATCCAGGTTGTTGGTCGGTTCGTCCAGCAGCAGAATGTCCGGGTCCGAGAACAGCGCCTGCGCCAACAGCACACGCAGCTTCCAGCCCGGCGCCACTTCGCTCATCGGGCCGAAATGCTGTTCCACCGGAATACCGACACCCAGCAGCAACTCACCGGCACGGGACTCGGCAGTATAGCCATCCAGTTCGGCAAACTCGCCTTCCAGCTCACCGGCACGAATACCATCCTCTTCGGTCATGTCCGGCTTGGCGTAGATCGCATCACGTTCGGATTTGATCTTCCACAGCTCTTCATGCCCCATGATCACGGTATCGACCACACTGAACGCCTCATAGGCGAACTGATCCTGTCGCAGCTTGCCGATGCGCTCGTTCGGGTCCTTGGAGACGTTGCCGCTGGTAGGCTCCAGATCGCCCCCCAGAATCTTCATGAAGGTGGATTTGCCGCAGCCGTTGGCGCCGATCAGGCCGTAACGGTTGCCGTCACCGAATTTAACGGAAACATTTTCAAACAGTGGCTTGGCGCCAAACTGCATGGTGATATTCGCAGTGGTAAGCAATGGAATCTACTCGATTGATCTTGAATGGGTATGGCGGGCCGACGGTTGATAACCGGCAGGGGATGCAACCAAAGAGGCGAATTATCGCATAAAAGCGGCATCGAGTAGAGGGGCACACAAACACACATTTTTAATCTGTATTTCGTTTACACCTTAAAGAGTATGATGCCCCCTCGGACGCCCGTATCGGGTGTTGCTCTCAAGACCTCAAGTGAATTCAGTCGTGCCGGAACAGTCAGACAGCCGTATCCATCGTTACTGTCAGTGGATGGGCCTGAGCCCCAACACCACCAGTCATACCGAAAAGCTGATCTCGGGCCTGGGTGCCGTCATGGGGATCGGGCTGGTGATACTGGTCTCCAGCTGGTGGCTTGATTCAGAAGCCGCCATTTTGCTCACCGCCTCAATGGGCGCAACCGCCGTTCTCCTGTTCGCTGTGCCCCATGGCGCCCTGTCCCAGCCCTGGGCGGTACTGGGAGGACATGGCATCTCTGCCCTGATTGGCGTCAGCTGCCAATGGCTCTGGCCCGGCGAATGGTTTACCGCACCCCTTGCGGTTGGGCTGGCGGTCACCGCCATGCACTATCTGCGCTGCATCCACCCTCCCGGCGGCGCAACCGCCCTGACCGCCGTCATTGGTGGCAGCAGCATTCACCAGCTAGGCTATGCCTACCTGCTGTGCCCGGTACTTCTCAATGTGGCCAGCATCCTGCTGGTAGCCCTGCTGTTCAACGGCCTGTTTCATTGGCGCCGTTACCCCGCCTGCCTGGCGCAACACCAGCACCCGCCACTGCCGACACGAGCGGTCAGCATCAATGCAGATGACCTGACATCCGCCATGGAACAGCTGGACTCCTATATCGACGTAACGGAAGAGGACCTGCTGGAGCTGTTTGAACTGGCGCAGGAGCATGCGGGGCGGCGTAAAAACTGACATGCCCCTAATCATCGAGTAGGAGGAGGTCTTGCGACCTCCGTCCTCTCACACCACCGTACGTGCGGTTCCGCATACGGCGGTTCATGATACACATTTAAGCTGGTGATATTGATCCATTAGCGATACCAGTCCGATTCGATCAAACACTTTCTTCGGCAGCGCCTGATTCAAGTGCGAGGCGCATGAGTTCCACCAAGGACCACGCCCATTGGTGGCACTGCGCCAAGCCCTGCCTTCAGATAGCCCCAGTCGCATCAGCATCTTGACCCGGGTGAACGGCCGTTTCCATTGACGCCAGAGGATTTTGCGCAGATGCCGGCGGATCCAGCCGTCCAGCGCCTCGAAGCTCCCTTTCACATCGCTATAACGGAAGTAGTTGATCCAGCCCCGCAGTTTCGGGGTCAGTATCTCGACCGTCCGATAGATCCTCTGTCCTCGACCTCTGCGAAGCACCCCCTTGATCGTGGCTCTGAGCCGTTTCAGAGACTTGTCTGCCACTTTGAGCCGGATATTCCGCTTGCGATTATCCACGCTATAGCCCAGAAAACTCCTGTTCCAGGGTCGATCGACCGCGCTCTTGCCCCGGTTGACGCGAAGTTTGAGTCGTTGCTCAAGATAGTCGGTCAATGATGCAAGCACACGTTCTCCCGCCTTCCGGCTTTTCACGTAGATGTTGCAGTCGTCCGCGTACCGGCAGAACCGGTGGCCCCGCCGTTCCAGCTCTCGATCCAGATCCGTCAACAGGATATTGGACAGCAACGGCGAGAGAGGGCCGCCTTGTGGCGTGCCTTCATGCCGTGCCGTCACCACACCTCCCTCCATGATCCCGGCCTGTAAATAGGCACGGATCAGTTTCAGGACACGTGTATCCGTGATCCCGCGCGCCAACCGAGACATCAAGATGTCGTGGTTGACCCGGTCAAAGAACGCTTCCAGATCGATATCGACCACCCAGCGACGCCCCTCTTCCATGTAGGACCGGGCCTGCAATACCGCCTGAGCAGCACTGCGTCCCGGTCGGAAGCCGTAGCTGTGATCAGAGAACGTG
This DNA window, taken from Marinobacterium iners, encodes the following:
- a CDS encoding ZIP family metal transporter; this encodes MLLHILTLTLLAGLSMPLGAWLACAERIRPHWLEKEFRHSVIALGGGALLSAVALVLVPDGLEHLDTTAALFWFVLGGMIFLCIDVLLNHFKTSASQLVAMLADFVPESIALGATFALGGSNGLLLALLIGLQNLPEGFNAFRELRHHTGYSARRIILIFALMALMGPAAAWLGYSWLADYPAVVSSIMLFAAGGILYSVFQDIAPQVKLARHWGPPMGAVLGFALGIAGHMLTA
- the ltrA gene encoding group II intron reverse transcriptase/maturase, which produces MTLNNTEQMAETPSLAEAVTGQNPVAVPCEVLPVTAGAGSLPSEADRDLMSAVLARSNMLLAYDRVRRNKGAPGVDGMTVEALKPYLKTHWPEIKQQLLEGRYTPQPVRKVEIPKPGGGIRMLGIPSVLDRLIQQALHQVLSPRFEPTFSDHSYGFRPGRSAAQAVLQARSYMEEGRRWVVDIDLEAFFDRVNHDILMSRLARGITDTRVLKLIRAYLQAGIMEGGVVTARHEGTPQGGPLSPLLSNILLTDLDRELERRGHRFCRYADDCNIYVKSRKAGERVLASLTDYLEQRLKLRVNRGKSAVDRPWNRSFLGYSVDNRKRNIRLKVADKSLKRLRATIKGVLRRGRGQRIYRTVEILTPKLRGWINYFRYSDVKGSFEALDGWIRRHLRKILWRQWKRPFTRVKMLMRLGLSEGRAWRSATNGRGPWWNSCASHLNQALPKKVFDRIGLVSLMDQYHQLKCVS
- a CDS encoding DEAD/DEAH box helicase, which encodes MSAFAELGLCPELVATLTALDHHTPTPIQAQAIPLVLAGHDLIAEAQTGTGKTAGFALPMIERLGRTPASGDYHPIRGLILTPTRELAQQVGEHTLAYGQLLGMRVISIFGGVRFDNQIRKMKRGADILVATPGRLLDMLKQKKLSLEQLEMLVFDEADRMLDLGFIGEIRELLTHMPAQRQTLLFSATLNDSVEVLADKLLQNPKRVAIAVRNSASKQVKQSAYAVDNADKGDVLSFLIRGGNWQQTLVFTRTKKRADQLCAQLLEDGISAVAIHGDRTQRERMAALATFTAGEVKVLVATDVAARGLDIEALPQVVNYDLPNQPEAYVHRIGRTGRAGLKGWAVSLVSPEERRFLKDISALIGKPLQLQPVPVLENGKLIEGGALAEKKANRTGRTRVASSGKKGAQGKKAARQMPQAQPEPVASNRPGKRPSLFGR
- a CDS encoding Acg family FMN-binding oxidoreductase, translated to MVELLADWQRALPVNDPDNRELHISCGCALFNLRVAAADAGLSLDWTLLPKQETPNLLARVHIGRGEKETTLASLGDALIHRRTWRNRFKPETLSAELQNALCEVARAEHGHVQLLLNPELRQQVVELVKQGDSLLWQNESWRDELAQWMHPGRAGDGLTVPRLVAPLVRGVVRHFDMGKSMASQDRLLAEESPLLALLSSDGDTPRDWLQTGQALQHLLLVAQQQGVQASYLNQPIQHAQLRPQLEQHIGPQGHAQILLRLGYPDDRLPASPRRPLDDVIIE
- a CDS encoding HPP family protein; the protein is MPEQSDSRIHRYCQWMGLSPNTTSHTEKLISGLGAVMGIGLVILVSSWWLDSEAAILLTASMGATAVLLFAVPHGALSQPWAVLGGHGISALIGVSCQWLWPGEWFTAPLAVGLAVTAMHYLRCIHPPGGATALTAVIGGSSIHQLGYAYLLCPVLLNVASILLVALLFNGLFHWRRYPACLAQHQHPPLPTRAVSINADDLTSAMEQLDSYIDVTEEDLLELFELAQEHAGRRKN
- the ybaK gene encoding Cys-tRNA(Pro) deacylase, producing MTPAVDQARKAGIAHRIHEYSHDPANESYGLEAAEKLGLDPAQVFKTLVVSLDGKALAVGIVPVVGKLNLKQIAKAAGAKKAAMADPVEVERVTGYVLGGVSPLGQKKRLKTFIDDSAAALDTIHVSAGRRGLEIELSPQDLARLTSGVFAPIAG
- a CDS encoding ABC-F family ATPase, which produces MLTTANITMQFGAKPLFENVSVKFGDGNRYGLIGANGCGKSTFMKILGGDLEPTSGNVSKDPNERIGKLRQDQFAYEAFSVVDTVIMGHEELWKIKSERDAIYAKPDMTEEDGIRAGELEGEFAELDGYTAESRAGELLLGVGIPVEQHFGPMSEVAPGWKLRVLLAQALFSDPDILLLDEPTNNLDINTIRWLEGVLNQRTCTMIIISHDRHFLNSVCTHMADVDYGEVRLYHGNYDEYMTASTQARERMQADNAKKKAQIADLKAFVSRFSANASKSKQATSRAKQIDKIQLEDIKPSSRQSPFIRFEQDKKLHRIALEVEGLSKSFDEELFSGLNLTVPVAERIAIIGPNGIGKTTLLKCLVGDLEPSAGKVKWSENSNIGYYAQDHAHEFTEPKSLYDWMAYCGKEGDDEQVIRGTLGRLLFSQKDIDKSVKVISGGEQGRMIFGKLMLQRPNILVMDEPTNHLDMESIEALNLALENYPGTLIFVSHDREFVSSLATRIIELTPTGINDFHGSYEDYLRSQEQ